From a region of the Solanum stenotomum isolate F172 chromosome 2, ASM1918654v1, whole genome shotgun sequence genome:
- the LOC125855920 gene encoding probable protein phosphatase 2C 14 — MIDVPPYPSIRYTSRGFEAFREREEEKSAWDYSINEDKAEDINAEAEAFIKSMHRYVTALIEGKEIIISNKGDCRAVLCRNGVAEALTRDHRAEREDERKRIEDKGGYVELHKGGWRVHGVLTVSRSIGDAHLKDWVPAEPDTKTLSLTPDMEYLVLASDGIWDQVR, encoded by the exons ATGATAGATGTTCCTCCATATCCTAGTATTCGTTATACGTCTCGTGGATTCGAGGCATTTAGAGAGAGGGAAGAAGAGAAGTCAGCATGGGATTATAGCATTAACGAAGACAAAGCAGAAGACATAAATGCTGAAGCGGAAGCTTTCATTAAGTCGATGCACC GATATGTGACAGCTTTAATTGAAGGAAAGGAgattataatttcaaataagGGAGACTGTAGAGCTGTTCTATGTAGAAATGGAGTCGCCGAAGCCCTCACAAGAGATCATAGAGCTGAAAGGGAGGATGAGAGGAAAAGAATAGAGGATAAG GGAGGATATGTAGAACTTCACAAAGGAGGTTGGAGGGTACATGGTGTTCTTACTGTGTCTCGAAGCATTGGAGATGCTCATTTGAAGGATTGGGTACCAGCTGAACCTGACACCAAGACACTCAGTTTGACACCGGATATGGAATACCTTGTTTTAGCTTCTGATGGTATTTGGGATCAGGTTAGATAA